The following nucleotide sequence is from bacterium.
GAGATGATGAAAATAGCTGTTAAACCCATGGCGATTCCGGTCAAGACACGGCGAATGAATTGGTCAGGAATCCAGTGACGAACAGTGGACCCGGGATGCTCAAGAAGCGCTGTGAAGAAGCATGCAGAAATCATGAAGGTGCCAAGTCCCCAGGCTTCGATTAAGTACTCAGGCCAGTGGCGTTTGAAGGTTTCGGCTAAGGGTTCGTCCATGATGGTTTGGTCGCGATGGGGTCAGAATTCTTACAGGGGGATGTGGTGCGGGTGACTAGCTTTGCGGGCGAGTCGCCCGCACCACATCCAAACGTGCTATAACCTCCATATGCCTGACATGCGGAAGATCCAATATACGCCGGAGGGGGAGCAAATCATTTTTCGGCAGCTTCGATGGGGACAGGTAATCATCCAATCGATCTGGGTAATTGGTGTTTGCATCCTTCTGTACTGGAGCGCTCCTGCAATACAGGCTTATTTCGAACGCGGGGAAATCACAGGCGCCGCGCGACACCTGGAACGTTTCCATCTATCCGGCCGCGCCACATTCGCAGCAATGCTCGCATGGTGTGGATTCCTGGGATGGTGGGGACTGGGTGGACTTTATGAGATTGCCAAAGTCTTCTATTATCGCGAGCGGTTTCTTTTGCGCTCAGAAGCCCTTATTGTGCAGCGTCGCAAACTTTTAACGCGCGAGATCGTTTTGCATTCGTACCAGCCAATGGCGCTCCGTCTGCGCTCAGCGGATGGAGCTCTCGAAGCAGAGACGAAAACAGGCGCACAACTGCTTACCGATGGCGGCACGATTGATGATCGGCGCTGGCTGCTGGATATCTTGAAACAACGTTATAAGACCCCCGTCGATTTGCCGGCGGTCACTGCAAATACACGCGAACGGATTGGAACGTACATCGTTGAACAGCGAACCGATGGATCTTTGCGAATTTCCTCTTCCGGCCTTTCCACAATCGGGTGCTCGGTGATCGCGGGAATCATTGCAGTTGGATTGGTAGGGCTTTCATTTCGTCTGTTTACCAACGGATCGGACGCCGGAGTGCTCAGCTTGTTTTTTGCCATAACGTTTGCTTTCATCGGACTGGCTGCGCTCAATCGCCGAACAGTGGAAGCATCACGCGGAAAACTACGCGTGAAATGGAGTGGCCCTGTCGGTTCTCTCATTCGCCGTATTTTCGCCAAAGATCCTCGGTTTGCAAAATTTCAATTTGGTGAAGGAGAACTTACAAGCGACACGGGCATGCTGGCTATGCAAACTACACACAAGACAAAAGCAAGTGCACCGAGTTACAATCTGGTGCTTTTGCGCACGTATTTAGAAGAAGCGGATGAGGAGGAAGGAGTGGAACAGGAAGAACGTGTGCGCGAGGATCTTGTCCTAAATGTTTACGGGGCAAGGTAGTGAGTTCATAGCAGAGCATCTTCTGAGTTTGCTGTCGGAGGCGACGGGATTTGAGATTAGGAAATGAGAATGCGCTCTGTTAGCGGCGGAAAGCGAAACGGAGTCCGGACCAGATTTCATCAACGGCACAGACTTTAATATCTACCATGCCGTTTGCAACACCAATATCGCGGACAATATTTTCGTTCAGATCGGTTTTCACTTTTGAGGATCCTTTTGGCCAGGAGATCCACAAAATTCCCTTGGGAGCCAGGTAATTTTTCAGCTCCGGAAATCTCTTCGAGAGCTCACTTCGCTCCTTCGTGAAAAAATGAATGAATGCCATGCCCGCCCTGAGTTTCTTTGCACGTAAAACGCCTTCAGGCAGTGGGGTTAACGTCTGATCGTAATCGGGAGGAGCATTCACGATGCCGATTTCGGCTCCTTCCTTGATTCCAAGTTTTTCCGGCAACGAACGTTTTGAATATCCGGCCATAGTCTCTATTATACTTTCATGGTCGAATTGCTTGGCTTAGAACCCAAAGAAATTGCAGCGTTGATCGGTGGTCCCGAATACCGCTCGATGCAAGTTTTTGAATGGCTCTACCATCGCGGAGTGCAGGATTTTTCTGCGATGACCAATCTTCCCCGCGAGCTCCGCGACCAATTAGCTGCAAACTTTACAGCCACTCTTCCTGAAGTTGTGGAAGTGCAGCACAGCAGCGATGGGACGTCCAAATATGCGCTGCGAGCCGGAACAGAAATAATTGAGTCTGTTCACATGCCGGAAGAGGGACGCGAAACTCTCTGCATTTCCAGCCAGGCGGGTTGTTCTTTTGGCTGCAAATTCTGTGTCACTGCGCGCATGAATTTGCGCCGGCATCTTACTGCGGGAGAGATTGTGGGACAGGTTTTGCTTGCAATTAAAACTCACGGGAGGCCGCTGAGACTCAATATTGTCTTTATGGGCATGGGAGAACCGATGCACAACTATGACAACGTCATGAAAGCATTCCGCATCATGACGCATCCGCGCGGACTCGCCATTTCACCCCGGCGCATCACAGTCTCCACGGTTGGATTCATTCCCTCACTCCTCCGGTTGAAATCAGAGCCTGTAATTCCGAATATCGCCGTTTCTTTAAACGCGCCGAGCAACAAATTACGAAACGATTTGATGCCCATAAATAGAATCTATCCGATTGAAAAACTGATGAAGACTTTGCAAGAGTTGCCTTTGAAACATCGCCAAAGAATCACGTTTGAGTACGTTTTGCTAAAAGGTGTTAATGATTCTCCCGAACATGCACAGCAACTCGTGGAGATTACGAGAGCGATAAAGAGCAAAATCAATTTGATTCCCCTCAATCCTGATCCCCACCTTCCTTATGAGCGGCCTGAGGAACAAACAATCGACCGCTTTGCATCCGTTCTGGTGCGCGCCGGCCGTACAGTAGCTATCCGGCGGAGCCGGGGTCCGGACATCAGCGCCGCGTGCGGCCAATTAGGCACGCACTACATAGACCCCAAATGGATTCCGCTGAGCCTTACATAAATCAATGTAGCGCGGGCGTCCCGCCTGCGGAACTGCGCAGACGAGACATCCGCGCTACACTGATGTCAGGAAAAGCACGCAACTCCGACCTATTACCATATAATTATCATCTGGAGGAAGAATGGCTGAAAATCGCAGCTTGTTTATTCCAGTCATCCTTGGAACAACGCGTCAGGGCCGCATGAGCGAACATGTCGCGCGATTTGTTTTGGCAGAGATTTCAAAACGTGAAGGTGTAACCACCCAGCTCGTCGATATTCGCGAGCTACCTTTGCCGAACAACGACGCAGGCGAAGCCATAAAAGATCCAGGGTTTTCCGACATTGCCAACCGGGCAGATGGTTTCATCATCGTTGCTCCGGAATACAATCACGGCTACCCGGGCATGTTAAAGCACGTTCTGGATAGCAATTTGAAGGAGTACATTCACAAAGCTGCAGGAATCGTCGGAGTATCTGCTGGTCCGTTCGGCGGAACGCGAGTGATTCAAAACATGCTGCCGGTCCTCCGTGAACTTGGGCTCGTGACAATTTTCTGGGATGGAAATTTTTCAAGCGTGCAGAATGCGTTTGATTCTACCGGAAAACTGCAGGATCAAGCTTACGTGCGGCGTCTGGAAAAATTCATCAAGGAGCTAATCTGGATGTCAAAAGTCCTTCGTTATGGCCGAGAAAACGTTTCACTCGAATAGGGATCATCTATGAGTAAAAAGAAAATGATTTGTCCTGACTGCGATGTAGAAATGAACTACCACGCTGAAAAAATCGATTACAGCGTTCAGGATCCGAAAGCGATCGATCCTGCTTTTGGCGGCGTGGTGGAAGAAGCCCACACGTGCCCCGAGTGCGGAAAAACTAGTTTAAAAAAGGCGGACTAAGAGATAGGGTTGGTTTTGGGAAGCCGAACGAACCAGGCTGAGAAACCAAGCACGATCACGACAACTGCGAGCAAGTAAAAAATTGCGGCGTAGGAACCGGTAATCGCCAGGCATTGTGCAAGAATGATCGGACCCACAGCGGACGCAAGAACGGTCATCGTTTGCGCTGAACCTTGAATTATCCCGAGATGAGCTCTTCCGTAAACGCGGCTCCAGAAAGAGAAAAAGATTACGATCACAAAACCGCCTGCCAGACCCATGATCAGAGCGTACAAAACTACGTGCGTTTGCGTTTGCACATGCGGAAGCACAAGAAGCGAAGCGGCCAGAAGGGCCATTGCTGTGGCCATCAGCCGGTTGATCTTCCATTTTTCTGTGAGCCATCCGCCAAGAAAATTTCCAATCAGCGCGGTCAACGCGGTAATCACGAGAGTGCGATGGTATGTGGAGGCATCGAAACCACGCTCCGCAAGAATGGATTCATTAAAGAGCGCGATCCCGGAAGCGATCAGTCCATAGATCGAACTGGAAGCCGCAAAGATCCAGAATGCAGGCGTGGAAAGCGCCTCACGCAAAGTGAAACTCTTCTGCGGTTCAATGGAATCCGATTCCCGCTGCATTTCCCGGTCATTGACCAGGCCATATGCCTCCGGCGAACGACGCACAAACAACCATGCCGCCGGCGCAAGGACGAGAAGGAGCGCGTACCCAACGAGACTCCATGCATGACGCCAGCCGTCCCTGAGCACCACGGAACCCACAACCGGGAATGCAATCATAAACCCGACACTCAAAAGTATCGTGTACACCGCCATTGCCAGACTTAATCTGCGAACAAACCACTGTC
It contains:
- a CDS encoding NAD(P)H-dependent oxidoreductase, which produces MAENRSLFIPVILGTTRQGRMSEHVARFVLAEISKREGVTTQLVDIRELPLPNNDAGEAIKDPGFSDIANRADGFIIVAPEYNHGYPGMLKHVLDSNLKEYIHKAAGIVGVSAGPFGGTRVIQNMLPVLRELGLVTIFWDGNFSSVQNAFDSTGKLQDQAYVRRLEKFIKELIWMSKVLRYGRENVSLE
- a CDS encoding MFS transporter, which encodes MKSIAVDSIHPGRSSFYYGWINLVVAAFAMVGTLPGRTQGLGLITEPLLKDLQLDRVVFAQMNLWATLLGSLFAIGIGRFIDRFGSRTILTLVSLVLGIVVLAMSGVQGILLMTVLIALTRGFGQSALSVVSITIVGQWFVRRLSLAMAVYTILLSVGFMIAFPVVGSVVLRDGWRHAWSLVGYALLLVLAPAAWLFVRRSPEAYGLVNDREMQRESDSIEPQKSFTLREALSTPAFWIFAASSSIYGLIASGIALFNESILAERGFDASTYHRTLVITALTALIGNFLGGWLTEKWKINRLMATAMALLAASLLVLPHVQTQTHVVLYALIMGLAGGFVIVIFFSFWSRVYGRAHLGIIQGSAQTMTVLASAVGPIILAQCLAITGSYAAIFYLLAVVVIVLGFSAWFVRLPKTNPIS
- a CDS encoding DUF3052 domain-containing protein, whose amino-acid sequence is MAGYSKRSLPEKLGIKEGAEIGIVNAPPDYDQTLTPLPEGVLRAKKLRAGMAFIHFFTKERSELSKRFPELKNYLAPKGILWISWPKGSSKVKTDLNENIVRDIGVANGMVDIKVCAVDEIWSGLRFAFRR
- the rlmN gene encoding 23S rRNA (adenine(2503)-C(2))-methyltransferase RlmN, yielding MVELLGLEPKEIAALIGGPEYRSMQVFEWLYHRGVQDFSAMTNLPRELRDQLAANFTATLPEVVEVQHSSDGTSKYALRAGTEIIESVHMPEEGRETLCISSQAGCSFGCKFCVTARMNLRRHLTAGEIVGQVLLAIKTHGRPLRLNIVFMGMGEPMHNYDNVMKAFRIMTHPRGLAISPRRITVSTVGFIPSLLRLKSEPVIPNIAVSLNAPSNKLRNDLMPINRIYPIEKLMKTLQELPLKHRQRITFEYVLLKGVNDSPEHAQQLVEITRAIKSKINLIPLNPDPHLPYERPEEQTIDRFASVLVRAGRTVAIRRSRGPDISAACGQLGTHYIDPKWIPLSLT